A single window of Streptomyces aquilus DNA harbors:
- the treS gene encoding maltose alpha-D-glucosyltransferase — MTVNEPVHDTFEDTPAKDRDPDWFKRAVFYEVLVRSFQDSNGDGVGDLKGLTAKLDYLQWLGVDCLWLPPFFKSPLRDGGYDVSDYTAVLPEFGDLADFVEFVDAAHQRGMRVIIDFVMNHTSDQHPWFQESRNNPDGPYGDYYMWADDDKQYADARIIFVDTEASNWTYDPVRQQYFFHRFFSHQPDLNYENPAVQEEILAALRFWLDLGIDGFRLDAVPYLYAAEGTNCENLPPTHEFLKRVRREIDLMYPDTVLLAEANQWPEDVVDYFGDYQSGGDECHMAFHFPVMPRIFMAVRRESRYPVSEILAKTPAIPSSCQWGIFLRNHDELTLEMVTDEERDYMWAEYAKDPRMRANIGIRRRLAPLLDNDRDTIELFTALLLSLPGSPILYYGDEIGMGDNIWLGDRDAVRTPMQWTPDRNAGFSTADPGRLNLPIIMDPVYGHQVTNVEASMASPSSLLHWTRRMIEIRKQNPAFGLGSFTELQSSNPAVLAFLREYEDDLVLCVHNFSRFAQPTELDLREFDGRHPVELFGGVRFPAIGELPYLLTLAGHGFYWFRLSRVASRIGRRL, encoded by the coding sequence ATGACTGTCAACGAGCCCGTCCACGACACCTTCGAGGACACCCCGGCCAAGGACCGGGACCCCGACTGGTTCAAGCGCGCCGTCTTCTACGAGGTGCTCGTCCGATCCTTCCAGGACAGCAACGGCGACGGCGTCGGCGACCTCAAGGGCCTCACCGCCAAGCTCGACTACCTGCAATGGCTCGGCGTCGACTGCCTCTGGCTGCCGCCCTTCTTCAAGTCACCGCTGCGCGACGGCGGTTACGACGTCTCCGACTACACCGCCGTCCTCCCCGAGTTCGGCGACCTCGCCGACTTCGTGGAGTTCGTCGACGCCGCCCACCAGCGCGGCATGCGCGTCATCATCGACTTCGTCATGAACCACACCAGCGACCAGCACCCGTGGTTCCAGGAGTCGCGCAACAACCCCGACGGCCCGTACGGCGACTACTACATGTGGGCCGACGACGACAAGCAGTACGCCGACGCCCGCATCATCTTCGTCGACACCGAGGCGTCCAACTGGACGTACGACCCGGTCCGCCAGCAGTACTTCTTCCACCGCTTCTTCTCGCACCAGCCCGACCTCAACTACGAGAACCCGGCGGTCCAGGAGGAGATCCTGGCGGCCCTGCGCTTCTGGCTGGACCTCGGTATCGACGGCTTCCGCCTCGACGCCGTCCCCTATCTGTACGCGGCCGAGGGCACGAACTGCGAGAACCTGCCGCCCACCCACGAGTTCCTGAAGCGCGTGCGCCGCGAGATCGACCTCATGTACCCGGACACCGTGCTGCTGGCCGAGGCGAACCAGTGGCCCGAGGACGTCGTCGACTACTTCGGCGACTACCAGTCCGGCGGCGACGAATGCCACATGGCCTTCCACTTCCCGGTCATGCCCCGCATCTTCATGGCGGTACGGCGCGAGTCCCGCTACCCGGTCTCGGAAATCCTCGCCAAGACCCCGGCCATTCCCTCCAGTTGCCAGTGGGGCATCTTCCTCAGGAACCACGACGAGCTCACCCTCGAAATGGTCACCGACGAGGAACGCGACTACATGTGGGCCGAGTACGCCAAGGACCCGCGGATGCGCGCCAACATCGGCATCCGCCGCCGCCTCGCCCCGCTGCTCGACAACGACCGCGACACGATCGAGCTGTTCACGGCTCTCCTGCTCTCCCTGCCCGGCTCGCCGATCCTCTACTACGGCGACGAGATCGGCATGGGCGACAACATCTGGCTCGGCGACCGCGACGCCGTCCGCACCCCCATGCAGTGGACACCGGACCGCAACGCCGGCTTCTCCACGGCCGATCCGGGACGCCTGAACCTGCCGATCATCATGGACCCGGTCTACGGGCACCAGGTCACCAACGTCGAGGCGTCCATGGCGTCGCCGTCGTCGTTGCTCCACTGGACCCGCCGCATGATCGAGATCCGCAAGCAGAACCCGGCGTTCGGTCTCGGCTCGTTCACGGAACTCCAGTCCTCCAATCCCGCTGTGCTGGCGTTCCTGCGCGAGTACGAGGACGACCTGGTCCTGTGCGTGCACAACTTCTCCCGTTTCGCCCAGCCGACGGAGCTCGATCTGCGTGAGTTCGACGGCCGCCATCCGGTGGAGCTGTTCGGCGGGGTGCGCTTCCCGGCCATCGGCGAGCTGCCCTACTTGCTGACGCTGGCGGGACACGGTTTCTACTGGTTCCGGCTCTCCCGAGTCGCATCCCGCATCGGCCGACGACTTTGA
- a CDS encoding ANTAR domain-containing protein — translation MTPALSDSSDEAGRIFELQEEVEQLKEAVASHAVVDQAIGMMVALGRVTPDEGWEVLKEVSQRTNIKLRNVADLILIWGRDGRMPPEIRAELEAALDRHGPTQIPGAPSE, via the coding sequence GTGACCCCCGCATTGAGCGACTCTTCCGACGAGGCCGGCCGCATCTTCGAACTGCAAGAGGAGGTCGAGCAGCTGAAGGAGGCCGTCGCCTCGCACGCCGTCGTGGACCAGGCGATCGGGATGATGGTGGCGCTCGGCCGGGTGACACCGGACGAGGGCTGGGAGGTCCTGAAGGAGGTCTCCCAGCGGACGAACATCAAGCTCCGCAATGTCGCCGACCTCATCCTGATCTGGGGCCGGGACGGACGGATGCCCCCGGAGATCCGCGCCGAGCTGGAGGCCGCTCTCGACCGGCACGGCCCGACCCAGATCCCCGGGGCCCCCTCGGAGTGA
- a CDS encoding ABC transporter ATP-binding protein, translating to MTPDAVACTGLAYAFGGTRAVDGLDLTVAEGEVFGLLGPNGAGKTTAIRCITTLLPVPAGMVRVFGHDTAEDRMAVRRLLGYVPQQLSADQGLTGRENVALFARVFDVPRRERAARVGQALAAVDLTDAADRLAKTYSGGMVRRLELAQALVSAPRLLILDEPTIGLDPIARTGVWEHINAVRAATGMTVLVTTHYMDEADQYCDRVGLMHHGRVRALGTPAELRQGLAARRGTTTLPTLEDVFREVAGSGLDDESGDFRDVRSTRRTAGRVG from the coding sequence ATGACACCGGACGCCGTCGCGTGCACCGGGCTCGCGTACGCCTTCGGCGGCACCCGCGCCGTGGACGGACTCGACCTGACCGTGGCCGAGGGCGAGGTCTTCGGACTGCTCGGACCCAACGGCGCGGGCAAGACCACCGCCATCCGCTGCATCACCACCCTGCTGCCGGTACCGGCGGGCATGGTCCGGGTCTTCGGGCACGACACCGCCGAGGACCGGATGGCCGTACGACGCCTGCTCGGCTACGTGCCGCAGCAGCTGTCCGCCGACCAGGGCCTGACCGGCCGCGAGAACGTCGCCCTGTTCGCCCGCGTCTTCGACGTGCCCCGCCGCGAGCGCGCCGCGCGCGTCGGGCAGGCCCTCGCCGCCGTCGACCTCACCGACGCCGCCGACCGGCTCGCCAAGACCTACTCCGGCGGCATGGTCCGCCGCCTCGAACTCGCCCAGGCCCTGGTCAGCGCGCCCCGGCTGCTGATCCTCGACGAGCCGACCATCGGCCTCGACCCGATCGCCCGCACCGGGGTGTGGGAGCACATCAACGCCGTCCGCGCGGCCACCGGCATGACCGTCCTGGTCACCACGCACTACATGGACGAGGCCGACCAGTACTGCGACCGGGTCGGCCTCATGCACCACGGCCGTGTCCGCGCCCTCGGCACCCCCGCCGAACTGCGCCAGGGCCTCGCCGCACGCCGCGGCACGACCACCCTGCCCACCCTCGAGGACGTCTTCCGCGAGGTCGCGGGCAGCGGCCTCGACGACGAGTCAGGAGACTTCCGCGATGTCCGAAGCACCCGCCGTACCGCAGGCCGCGTCGGCTGA
- a CDS encoding alpha-1,4-glucan--maltose-1-phosphate maltosyltransferase, translating into MSASETIGRIPVRDVRPAVDGGRSPAKAVEGETFRVTATVFREGHDAVAANVVLTDPEGRPGPWTPMRELAPGTDRWGADVTPGSVGHWTFHVEAWGDPIATWRRHAGIKIPVGLDVGLVLEEGGDLYERAAAGVPEAAGQALVLAAADALRDDSLSVSARLGAALTPEVDAVLAAHPLREFVTASAPLPLLVERERALYGSWYEFFPRSEGTPERPHGTFRTAARRLPAIAAMGFDVVYLPPIHPIGTTFRKGPNNTLAAGPDDVGVPWAIGSPEGGHDAVHPDLGTIEDFDHFVQQAAAHGLEIALDFALQCSPDHPWVQKHPEWFHHRPDGTIAYAENPPKKYQDIYPIAFDADLDGLIAETLRVLRHWMDHGVRIFRVDNPHTKPVVFWQQVIADINATDPDVIFLAEAFTRPAMMHTLGQIGFQQSYTYFTWRNTKQELTEYLTELSGEAAAYMRPNFFANTPDILHAYLQHGGRPAFEVRAVLAATLSPTWGIYSGYELCENTPLRQGSEEYLNSEKYQLRPRDWETEKDNITPLIAQLNEIRRRHPALHRLRNIRFHTTDNDAVIAYSKRTGSDTVVVVANLDPHHTQEATVSLDMQQLGLDGNASMSVHDELTGETYQWGRSNYVRLDPGRALAHVLHVQPSAPQSGGSSAS; encoded by the coding sequence ATGAGTGCGAGCGAGACTATCGGCCGTATCCCGGTGCGGGACGTCCGGCCGGCCGTCGACGGCGGCCGCAGCCCGGCCAAGGCGGTCGAGGGCGAGACCTTCCGGGTGACCGCCACGGTGTTCCGCGAGGGGCATGACGCGGTCGCCGCGAACGTCGTCCTCACCGACCCCGAGGGCCGGCCGGGCCCGTGGACGCCGATGCGTGAGCTCGCCCCCGGCACCGACCGCTGGGGCGCCGACGTCACTCCCGGCTCGGTGGGCCACTGGACCTTCCATGTCGAGGCCTGGGGCGACCCGATCGCCACCTGGCGCCGTCACGCCGGCATCAAGATTCCCGTCGGTCTCGACGTCGGCCTCGTCCTGGAGGAGGGCGGCGACCTCTACGAACGGGCGGCCGCCGGGGTGCCCGAGGCCGCCGGGCAGGCGCTGGTGCTGGCCGCGGCGGACGCCCTGCGCGACGACTCGCTGAGCGTGTCGGCCCGGTTGGGGGCGGCGTTGACGCCGGAGGTGGACGCGGTCCTGGCCGCGCACCCGCTGCGGGAGTTCGTCACCGCCTCCGCGCCACTCCCCCTGCTGGTCGAGCGGGAGCGGGCGCTGTACGGCTCCTGGTACGAGTTCTTCCCGCGCTCCGAGGGCACCCCCGAGCGGCCGCACGGCACCTTCCGCACCGCCGCGCGCCGGCTGCCCGCGATCGCCGCGATGGGCTTCGACGTCGTCTACCTGCCCCCGATCCACCCGATCGGGACGACCTTCCGCAAGGGCCCGAACAACACCCTGGCGGCCGGTCCGGACGATGTCGGGGTGCCGTGGGCGATCGGCTCGCCCGAGGGCGGCCACGACGCCGTCCACCCCGACCTGGGCACGATCGAGGACTTCGACCACTTCGTGCAGCAGGCCGCCGCGCACGGCCTGGAGATCGCGCTGGACTTCGCGTTGCAGTGCTCCCCGGACCACCCCTGGGTGCAGAAGCATCCGGAGTGGTTCCACCACCGCCCGGACGGCACCATCGCGTACGCGGAGAATCCGCCGAAGAAGTACCAGGACATCTACCCCATCGCCTTCGACGCGGACCTGGACGGTCTGATCGCCGAAACACTGCGGGTGCTGCGGCACTGGATGGACCACGGGGTGCGGATCTTCCGGGTCGACAACCCGCACACCAAGCCGGTCGTGTTCTGGCAGCAGGTGATCGCGGACATCAACGCCACCGACCCCGACGTGATCTTCCTGGCGGAGGCGTTCACCCGCCCGGCGATGATGCACACCCTGGGACAGATCGGCTTCCAGCAGTCGTACACGTACTTCACCTGGCGCAACACCAAGCAGGAGCTCACCGAGTACCTGACCGAGCTGTCGGGGGAGGCGGCCGCCTACATGCGGCCCAACTTCTTCGCCAACACCCCCGACATCCTGCACGCCTACCTCCAGCACGGCGGCCGGCCCGCCTTCGAGGTCCGCGCCGTCCTGGCCGCCACCCTCTCCCCCACCTGGGGCATCTACAGCGGCTACGAACTGTGCGAGAACACCCCCCTGCGCCAGGGCAGCGAGGAATACCTGAACTCGGAGAAGTACCAACTCCGCCCCCGCGACTGGGAGACGGAAAAGGACAACATCACCCCTCTCATCGCCCAGCTGAACGAGATCAGGCGCCGCCACCCGGCACTCCACCGCCTCAGGAACATCCGCTTCCACACCACCGACAACGACGCCGTCATCGCGTACAGCAAGCGCACCGGCTCGGACACGGTTGTGGTGGTCGCCAACCTCGACCCTCACCACACCCAGGAGGCCACGGTCTCGTTGGACATGCAGCAACTCGGCCTGGACGGGAACGCATCCATGTCGGTGCACGACGAACTGACGGGTGAGACCTACCAGTGGGGCAGGAGCAACTATGTGCGCCTGGACCCCGGCCGGGCACTCGCGCACGTGCTCCACGTCCAGCCGTCGGCACCGCAGAGCGGAGGGTCCAGCGCGTCATGA
- a CDS encoding SigB/SigF/SigG family RNA polymerase sigma factor has product MPVTTRTKPHPHDDAPDTADDFVRLRELPDGPERRALRDELIRLWLPMAERIAVRFKGRGESLEDLYQVAALGLVKAVDHYDPERGHAFEAYAVPTVTGEIKRHFRDHMWTLHVPRRVQDLRNRVRRSAKELSQTIPGRVPTVAEIAEHAQLTEDEVRTGMEALECYSALSLEAEMPGTDGYALGDALGGPDPGFDVVVDRVSVAPCLLALPEREQTILYLRFFEGMTQSSIAQLLGISQMHVSRLLSACFARLRTELEAEVR; this is encoded by the coding sequence ATGCCTGTCACGACCAGGACGAAGCCGCACCCGCATGACGACGCCCCCGACACCGCCGACGATTTCGTCCGCCTGCGCGAACTGCCCGACGGCCCCGAGCGCCGCGCCCTGCGCGACGAGCTGATCCGGCTGTGGCTGCCCATGGCCGAGCGGATCGCCGTCCGCTTCAAGGGCCGCGGCGAGTCCCTGGAGGACCTGTACCAGGTCGCCGCCCTCGGACTGGTCAAGGCCGTCGACCACTACGACCCCGAGCGCGGCCACGCCTTCGAGGCGTACGCGGTCCCGACCGTCACCGGTGAGATCAAGCGGCACTTCCGCGACCACATGTGGACGCTGCACGTGCCGCGCCGGGTCCAGGACCTGCGCAACCGCGTCCGGCGCTCCGCCAAGGAGCTGTCGCAGACGATCCCGGGACGTGTCCCCACCGTCGCCGAGATCGCCGAGCACGCCCAGCTGACCGAGGACGAGGTGCGCACCGGCATGGAGGCGCTGGAGTGCTACTCCGCGCTGTCGCTGGAGGCGGAGATGCCCGGCACCGACGGCTACGCCCTGGGCGACGCCCTCGGCGGCCCCGACCCCGGCTTCGACGTGGTCGTCGACCGGGTGTCCGTCGCCCCCTGCCTCCTGGCCCTGCCGGAGCGTGAGCAGACCATCCTCTACCTGCGCTTCTTCGAGGGGATGACCCAGAGCAGCATCGCGCAGCTGCTCGGCATCTCCCAGATGCACGTCTCCCGGCTGCTCAGCGCCTGCTTCGCCAGGCTGCGCACGGAGCTGGAGGCGGAGGTGCGCTGA
- a CDS encoding MarR family winged helix-turn-helix transcriptional regulator, translating to MEHETFPEELADALVGVQRLIRRRLRRETPAPQLRGAEVELLRLVVARPGIRISDAAKDLYLAGNSVSTLVNQLARQGYLVRETDPADRRAARLLPTPAAEARLAAWRRRRADLVRQQVAKLDEADRQALVAAVPALRLLAENLREEGEEP from the coding sequence GTGGAGCACGAGACCTTTCCGGAGGAGCTGGCCGATGCGCTCGTCGGGGTCCAGCGGCTGATCCGGCGCCGGCTGCGCCGGGAGACGCCAGCGCCGCAACTGCGGGGCGCCGAGGTGGAGTTGCTGCGGCTCGTCGTGGCCCGGCCCGGCATCCGCATCTCGGACGCCGCCAAGGACCTCTACCTGGCGGGCAATTCGGTGTCGACGCTGGTCAACCAGCTGGCCCGGCAGGGTTATCTGGTGCGCGAGACCGACCCCGCCGACCGGCGGGCGGCCCGGCTGCTGCCGACCCCGGCGGCCGAAGCCCGGCTCGCCGCATGGCGCCGGCGCCGCGCCGACCTCGTACGCCAACAGGTCGCCAAGCTCGACGAGGCGGACCGGCAGGCGCTGGTCGCGGCGGTCCCCGCGCTGCGGCTGCTGGCCGAGAACCTGCGTGAGGAAGGGGAGGAGCCATGA
- a CDS encoding VOC family protein has product MNHDMKLPRGTTDVVSTHSVFGAPCWVSLTSRDLETTEGFYAAVLGWEWRPARLGDRFRMAVVDDTPVAGIAAVASMWQMAVAWTPYFAVASADEAVARAQERGGTAAVGPLSFPPGRAALLADRDGAAFGIWEGELFSDWESWRRASPAFIRLHTRDAFDAAIFYGEILDWASDRPGCCEVTYEGGEVVLRSRGEIVARIESGALGAAPDPTIRPHWQVHFAVSDVSACARAAEIHGGSVLSKSGDEAVLRDPDGAQFTVTSRPSR; this is encoded by the coding sequence ATGAATCACGACATGAAACTTCCCCGTGGGACGACGGATGTCGTCTCCACGCACTCCGTGTTCGGCGCCCCCTGCTGGGTGAGCCTGACCAGCCGCGACCTGGAGACCACCGAGGGCTTCTACGCCGCGGTGCTGGGCTGGGAGTGGCGGCCGGCCAGGCTCGGCGACCGGTTCCGGATGGCGGTGGTGGACGACACGCCGGTCGCGGGGATCGCCGCGGTGGCCTCGATGTGGCAGATGGCCGTCGCCTGGACGCCGTACTTCGCGGTGGCCAGCGCCGACGAGGCCGTCGCCCGGGCGCAGGAGCGGGGCGGCACCGCCGCGGTGGGGCCGCTGTCCTTCCCACCGGGACGGGCGGCGCTGCTGGCCGACCGGGACGGGGCGGCCTTCGGGATCTGGGAGGGCGAGCTCTTCTCCGACTGGGAGAGCTGGCGGCGCGCGTCCCCCGCCTTCATCCGACTGCACACCCGCGACGCCTTCGACGCCGCGATCTTCTACGGCGAGATCCTCGACTGGGCCTCGGACCGTCCCGGGTGCTGCGAGGTCACCTACGAGGGCGGCGAGGTCGTGCTGCGCAGCCGGGGCGAGATCGTGGCGCGGATCGAGTCGGGCGCGCTGGGCGCGGCACCCGACCCCACGATCCGCCCGCACTGGCAGGTGCACTTCGCCGTCTCGGACGTCTCCGCCTGCGCCCGCGCCGCGGAGATCCACGGCGGCAGCGTCCTGTCGAAGAGCGGTGACGAGGCGGTGCTGCGCGACCCCGACGGGGCCCAGTTCACCGTGACGTCGCGTCCGTCCCGCTGA
- a CDS encoding pep a2 — protein sequence MKTAVPCYYHLDVEVTPERVGQVKRILAAHLRYWDLDTLVEPVCRGAEMLLRAIDEHATDKETSIEMWWNGQHLITAIGDNDRDLRPDQDLRSCLAHIAAMSDGWGCCATETGSKVIWFSQRARAGERVPLVPTAPAPSLREVLQVPREEPVVGGVLEDAR from the coding sequence ATGAAGACCGCAGTGCCCTGCTACTACCACCTCGACGTGGAAGTCACCCCGGAACGGGTCGGCCAGGTCAAGCGCATTCTGGCCGCTCACCTCCGGTACTGGGATCTCGACACCCTCGTCGAGCCCGTCTGTCGCGGTGCCGAAATGCTGCTGAGGGCCATCGACGAGCACGCGACCGACAAGGAGACGTCGATCGAGATGTGGTGGAACGGCCAGCACCTGATCACCGCGATCGGTGACAACGACCGCGACCTGCGCCCGGACCAGGACCTCCGAAGCTGCCTGGCGCACATCGCCGCCATGAGCGACGGGTGGGGCTGCTGCGCCACCGAGACCGGCAGCAAGGTCATCTGGTTCTCGCAGCGCGCCCGCGCCGGCGAGCGCGTCCCGCTGGTGCCGACGGCCCCGGCGCCGAGCCTGCGCGAGGTGCTCCAGGTGCCCCGCGAGGAACCGGTCGTGGGCGGCGTCCTGGAGGACGCCCGGTGA
- the glgX gene encoding glycogen debranching protein GlgX gives MPVWNGHPYPLGASFDGKGTNFALFSEVAECVELVLVDDDGSHRSVPLAEVDGFVWHCYLPGIGPGQRYGYRVHGPWHPELGHRCDPAKLLLDPYARAVDGQMDNDPSLYAPDADSAGHTLLGVVTDPAFDWGTDQPPRRSYADTVIYETHVRGLTRTHPDVPDELRGTYAGLAHPAVVEHLTSLGVTAVELMPVHQFVHDGVLQDRGLSNYWGYNTIGFFAPHNGYAAHGTRGGQVAEFKSMVKALHAAGLEVILDVVYNHTAEGNERGPTLSFRGIDNASYYRLVDGDWSHYYDTTGTGNSLLMRHPYVLQLIMDSLRYWVTEMHVDGFRFDLAATLARQFHEVDRLSAFFDLIQQDPVISRVKLIAEPWDVGEGGYQVGNFPPLWSEWNGKYRDTVRDFWRGQPGSLGEFASRLTGSSDLYQRSRRRPRASVNFVTAHDGFTLRDLVSYNDKHNEANGEGNRDGESNNRSWNCGAEGETRDPKILELRARQQRNLIATLLLSQGIPMLSHGDELGRTQRGNNNAYCQDNEVSWIDWRLTGEQRALADFTRYVVALRAAHPVLRRRRFFRGETVTYAGQPLPDLVWFAPDAREMTDGDWLRSDAHSVGAFLNGDAIAEPDSCGRPVVDDSFLLLLNSYWEPVDFRLPEPAYGERWTTLIDTAQPQGADEVEHKADSVVSVGARSLVLLSRPPASAPVSGTDATSR, from the coding sequence GTGCCCGTCTGGAACGGGCACCCTTACCCGTTGGGAGCGTCGTTCGACGGCAAGGGCACCAACTTCGCGCTGTTCAGCGAGGTCGCCGAGTGCGTGGAGCTGGTCCTCGTCGACGACGACGGCAGCCACCGCAGCGTCCCGCTCGCCGAGGTCGACGGCTTCGTGTGGCACTGCTACCTGCCCGGGATCGGTCCGGGGCAGCGCTACGGCTACCGGGTGCACGGGCCCTGGCATCCGGAACTCGGCCACCGCTGCGACCCGGCGAAGCTGCTCCTGGACCCGTACGCCAGGGCGGTGGACGGCCAGATGGACAACGACCCCTCGCTCTACGCCCCGGACGCCGACAGCGCCGGGCACACCCTGCTCGGCGTGGTCACGGACCCCGCCTTCGACTGGGGCACGGACCAGCCGCCCCGCCGCTCGTACGCCGACACGGTCATCTACGAGACCCACGTCCGCGGCCTGACCCGCACCCACCCCGACGTCCCCGACGAACTCCGCGGCACCTACGCCGGGTTGGCCCACCCCGCGGTCGTCGAGCACCTGACGTCCCTCGGGGTGACCGCGGTGGAGCTGATGCCGGTCCACCAGTTCGTCCACGACGGCGTGCTCCAGGACCGCGGTCTGTCCAACTACTGGGGCTACAACACCATCGGCTTCTTCGCCCCGCACAACGGCTACGCCGCCCACGGCACCCGCGGCGGTCAGGTCGCCGAGTTCAAGTCGATGGTGAAGGCGCTCCACGCGGCCGGCCTCGAAGTGATCCTGGACGTCGTCTACAACCACACCGCCGAGGGCAACGAGAGGGGCCCCACGCTCTCCTTCCGCGGTATCGACAACGCCTCCTACTACCGTCTGGTGGACGGCGACTGGAGCCATTACTACGACACCACCGGCACCGGCAACAGCCTGCTGATGCGGCACCCGTACGTCCTTCAGCTGATCATGGACTCACTGCGCTACTGGGTGACCGAGATGCATGTCGACGGCTTCCGCTTCGACCTCGCGGCCACGCTGGCCCGGCAGTTCCACGAGGTGGACCGGCTGTCGGCGTTCTTCGACCTGATCCAGCAGGACCCGGTGATCAGCCGCGTCAAGCTGATCGCCGAGCCGTGGGACGTCGGCGAGGGCGGCTACCAGGTGGGCAACTTCCCGCCGCTGTGGTCGGAGTGGAACGGCAAGTACCGGGACACCGTACGGGACTTCTGGCGCGGCCAGCCCGGCTCGCTGGGCGAGTTCGCGTCCCGGCTGACCGGCTCCTCCGACCTGTACCAGCGCAGCCGGCGCCGCCCGCGTGCCAGCGTCAACTTCGTGACCGCGCACGACGGGTTCACGCTGCGCGACCTCGTCTCGTACAACGACAAGCACAACGAGGCCAACGGCGAGGGCAACCGCGACGGCGAGAGCAACAACCGCTCCTGGAACTGCGGCGCCGAGGGCGAGACCCGCGATCCGAAGATCCTGGAGCTGCGCGCCCGCCAGCAGCGCAACCTCATCGCCACCCTGCTGCTGTCCCAGGGCATCCCGATGCTCAGCCACGGCGACGAACTCGGCCGCACCCAGCGCGGCAACAACAACGCCTACTGCCAGGACAACGAGGTCTCCTGGATCGACTGGCGGTTGACCGGCGAACAGCGCGCCCTCGCCGACTTCACCCGGTACGTCGTCGCCCTGCGCGCCGCCCACCCCGTCCTGCGCCGCCGCCGCTTCTTCCGCGGCGAGACCGTGACGTACGCGGGCCAGCCGCTGCCCGACCTGGTGTGGTTCGCGCCGGACGCGCGGGAGATGACCGACGGCGACTGGCTGCGCTCGGACGCGCACTCCGTCGGCGCCTTCCTCAACGGTGACGCCATCGCCGAACCCGACTCGTGCGGCCGTCCGGTGGTCGACGACTCCTTCCTGCTGCTGCTGAACAGCTACTGGGAGCCGGTGGACTTCCGGCTGCCGGAACCAGCGTACGGCGAACGCTGGACGACGCTCATCGACACCGCGCAGCCCCAGGGGGCGGACGAGGTGGAGCACAAGGCGGACTCGGTGGTGAGCGTCGGGGCGCGGAGCCTGGTGCTGCTGTCGCGGCCCCCGGCGAGCGCTCCGGTCAGCGGGACGGACGCGACGTCACGGTGA
- a CDS encoding DUF5133 domain-containing protein has product MLLPAKAEVARQLRRYRAWERVMLTSPADRTVRATFEDSGYTLCVLMGKRCAREAADAAERYLRMGVVTYLQEQDAQLCANAPVHRGPPVELSRSPAGR; this is encoded by the coding sequence ATGCTGCTACCGGCCAAGGCCGAAGTCGCCCGGCAACTGCGGCGGTACCGGGCCTGGGAGCGCGTGATGCTCACCTCCCCCGCCGACCGCACGGTCCGGGCCACCTTCGAGGACTCGGGCTACACCCTGTGCGTGCTCATGGGGAAGCGCTGCGCCCGGGAGGCCGCCGACGCCGCCGAACGCTATCTGCGGATGGGTGTCGTCACCTACCTCCAGGAGCAGGACGCGCAGCTGTGTGCCAACGCCCCGGTGCACCGGGGCCCGCCGGTGGAGCTCAGCCGTTCTCCCGCGGGGAGGTAG